The Desulfovibrio sp. UIB00 genome has a window encoding:
- a CDS encoding TlpA disulfide reductase family protein gives MKKLILALLLCLALPCSALAASSSVPTLNLAGLTDMLAKNKGKVIMLNFFATWCPPCRVEIPELVNVRKKYAEKDVLIVSISLDEDSKVVPPFVEKMKMTYPVFVADREVARAFKISQIPHNAFYSKDGQLILSEPGMADAEMVEMVFKKLLEQK, from the coding sequence ATGAAGAAACTCATCCTGGCCTTATTGCTGTGTCTGGCTTTGCCGTGCTCGGCGCTGGCGGCCTCGTCATCGGTTCCTACCCTGAATTTGGCCGGGCTGACGGATATGCTTGCCAAAAACAAGGGCAAGGTCATCATGCTCAATTTCTTCGCCACATGGTGCCCTCCGTGCCGCGTTGAAATCCCCGAACTTGTCAACGTTCGCAAAAAGTACGCGGAAAAAGACGTGCTTATTGTGAGCATCTCCCTTGATGAAGACTCCAAGGTTGTGCCCCCCTTTGTGGAAAAGATGAAGATGACATACCCCGTCTTTGTCGCTGACCGCGAAGTGGCGCGGGCGTTCAAGATTTCGCAGATTCCGCACAATGCCTTCTACAGCAAGGATGGTCAGCTCATTCTTTCTGAACCCGGCATGGCGGACGCAGAAATGGTCGAAATGGTCTTTAAAAAGCTGCTGGAACAGAAATAA
- a CDS encoding N-acetyltransferase, whose protein sequence is MENTLVVRKAHMDDVKSMHGLLLQCAQKGLLLPRALIHLYGHVRNFMVAENTAGEIVGCCALAPVWEDLAEICSLVVREDVRRLGTGRELVDACLSECRDLHIQKVFALTYQEAFFARLGFRVVDKDVLPQKIWADCVHCAKYPNCDETAVYFELDSAAKDVGEVHVQG, encoded by the coding sequence ATGGAAAATACCCTTGTGGTGCGCAAGGCCCACATGGACGATGTAAAGTCCATGCATGGGCTTTTGCTGCAATGCGCCCAGAAAGGGCTTTTGCTGCCCCGCGCGCTGATCCATCTTTATGGACATGTGCGCAACTTTATGGTTGCAGAAAATACTGCTGGCGAGATAGTGGGCTGCTGCGCCCTTGCCCCTGTGTGGGAAGACCTGGCCGAAATATGCTCGCTTGTGGTGCGTGAAGACGTCCGCCGCCTGGGAACAGGCAGGGAGCTTGTCGACGCCTGCCTTAGTGAATGCCGCGATCTGCATATTCAGAAAGTGTTTGCGCTTACATACCAGGAGGCGTTTTTCGCCCGCCTGGGTTTCAGGGTTGTGGACAAGGATGTTTTGCCGCAAAAAATCTGGGCCGACTGCGTGCACTGCGCCAAGTACCCCAACTGCGACGAAACAGCCGTCTATTTTGAACTGGATTCCGCTGCAAAGGACGTAGGAGAGGTGCATGTCCAAGGCTAA
- a CDS encoding homocysteine S-methyltransferase family protein: MTFRQALGLGRPLLLDGAMGTMLQASGMPAGATPEEFCMANPDTLRGIHKAYLDAGVDLLTSCTFGGNIYKLPKSLDVFSFNRRMVEIAKEAAAQAGRPVFVAGNVGPTGHFAKPLGPVEPRDLIAAFANQIRGLVAGGADLIFIETQFDLAEARAAVVAARQECDLPIMVSMTFEQGVSLTGSTPAIFAETMQNMGVDVVGTNCSLGPDQMLPVVQELLSVCECPVMAEPNAGLPELRGNETVFPLGPEDFAQKTAPFAHLGARILGGCCGTTPAHLAALAQALRGMDSVTPPTVSRKGICLTNRSQMVRIAVGQPLTIIGERINPTGKKALTQELQAGAFDVAMQLADAQVDAGATVLDVNVGAPLVDETQLLPELVQRLVGRLPLPLSIDSSNADAIANALPYCPGSFLVNSISGETGRMEALGPLCRDFGAPFILLPLQGAHLPEKAAERISTVESLIERAEGMGISRRLMMVDILALAVSSSADSALQCLEMTRWCAANGLPTTLGLSNLSFGLPARELLNSTFLSLAAGAGLTSCIANPSAQRLREAADALKVLCNHDAHASSFIASYSGWKPGEGSVQVRQGGGAAAKTLAEAVLNGDKENVLTLLMAELDAGADPFTLVQETLIPAITEVGARYERREYFLPQLIRAAETMQTAFAYLKPLLEAGRGPETRPVVVMATVEGDIHDIGKNIVSLLLGNHGFDVVDAGKDVPAEAIVACALKHNARIIGLSALMTTTMVRMEDTIKIVRERALPIKVLVGGAAVTQAFADAIGADAYCADAVGAVKAAKQFV; encoded by the coding sequence ATGACATTTCGACAAGCCCTCGGCCTTGGCAGGCCTCTTTTGCTCGACGGTGCCATGGGTACCATGCTTCAGGCCTCGGGCATGCCCGCCGGCGCGACTCCCGAAGAATTTTGCATGGCAAACCCCGACACCCTGCGCGGCATCCACAAGGCCTATCTGGACGCGGGCGTTGATCTGCTGACGTCGTGCACCTTTGGCGGCAATATTTACAAGCTGCCAAAAAGTCTGGACGTTTTTTCGTTCAACCGGCGCATGGTCGAAATTGCCAAAGAAGCCGCCGCGCAGGCTGGCCGCCCTGTCTTTGTGGCGGGCAATGTGGGCCCCACTGGGCATTTTGCCAAGCCCCTCGGCCCTGTGGAACCGCGCGATCTTATCGCGGCCTTTGCCAATCAGATTCGCGGGCTTGTGGCGGGCGGGGCCGACCTCATATTTATTGAAACACAGTTCGACCTTGCCGAAGCAAGAGCTGCCGTGGTGGCTGCCCGGCAGGAATGCGACCTGCCCATCATGGTCTCCATGACTTTTGAACAGGGCGTGAGCCTTACCGGCTCTACCCCCGCAATTTTTGCCGAAACCATGCAGAACATGGGCGTGGATGTGGTCGGCACCAACTGTAGCCTCGGGCCGGATCAGATGCTGCCAGTGGTGCAGGAACTGCTCAGCGTGTGCGAATGCCCGGTCATGGCCGAACCCAATGCCGGTTTGCCCGAGCTGCGCGGCAACGAAACCGTGTTCCCTCTTGGGCCGGAAGATTTTGCGCAAAAAACCGCCCCCTTCGCCCACCTTGGCGCGCGCATACTTGGCGGCTGCTGCGGCACAACGCCCGCTCATCTGGCGGCGCTTGCGCAGGCCTTGCGCGGCATGGACAGCGTCACGCCCCCCACGGTATCGCGCAAGGGCATCTGCCTGACCAACCGCTCCCAGATGGTGCGCATCGCTGTGGGCCAGCCCCTGACCATCATTGGCGAACGCATCAACCCCACGGGGAAAAAAGCTCTTACGCAGGAGCTTCAGGCTGGAGCTTTTGACGTTGCCATGCAACTTGCCGATGCTCAGGTGGATGCCGGGGCCACTGTGCTTGACGTGAACGTGGGCGCGCCCCTGGTGGACGAAACCCAGCTTTTGCCCGAACTGGTGCAGCGTCTTGTGGGGCGGCTGCCCCTGCCGCTCTCCATAGATTCTTCCAATGCGGATGCCATTGCCAACGCATTGCCGTACTGTCCTGGTTCGTTTCTGGTGAATTCCATCAGCGGCGAGACTGGTCGCATGGAAGCGCTCGGCCCCTTGTGCCGCGATTTTGGCGCGCCCTTTATTCTGCTGCCCCTCCAGGGGGCGCATCTGCCGGAAAAAGCCGCAGAGCGCATCAGCACGGTGGAGAGCCTGATCGAAAGGGCCGAGGGCATGGGCATTTCACGACGGCTGATGATGGTGGATATTCTGGCGCTGGCTGTATCCTCCAGCGCGGACAGCGCCCTCCAGTGTCTGGAAATGACGCGCTGGTGCGCTGCCAATGGCCTGCCCACAACGCTTGGCCTTTCAAATCTTTCTTTCGGCCTGCCGGCGCGCGAACTGCTTAATTCCACGTTTCTTTCCCTTGCGGCTGGCGCGGGGCTTACATCGTGCATCGCCAACCCCTCTGCCCAGCGGCTGCGCGAGGCGGCAGACGCGCTCAAGGTGCTGTGCAACCACGATGCCCACGCATCCTCGTTTATAGCCTCCTATTCCGGCTGGAAGCCCGGCGAAGGATCCGTGCAGGTGCGCCAGGGCGGCGGGGCTGCGGCCAAAACCCTTGCCGAAGCCGTGCTCAACGGCGACAAGGAAAATGTGCTGACTCTGCTTATGGCAGAGCTTGACGCGGGAGCCGACCCCTTTACCCTTGTGCAGGAAACGCTCATTCCGGCTATCACGGAAGTGGGCGCGCGCTATGAACGGCGGGAGTATTTTTTGCCCCAGCTCATCCGCGCGGCAGAAACCATGCAGACGGCTTTTGCGTATCTCAAGCCTTTGCTGGAGGCCGGGCGCGGTCCGGAAACGCGCCCTGTCGTAGTGATGGCCACGGTAGAAGGCGATATCCATGATATTGGCAAGAACATTGTTTCGCTGCTGCTCGGCAACCACGGCTTTGACGTGGTGGACGCGGGCAAGGACGTTCCGGCAGAAGCCATTGTTGCTTGCGCACTCAAGCACAACGCGCGTATCATCGGCTTGTCGGCATTGATGACCACCACCATGGTTCGCATGGAAGACACCATCAAAATCGTCAGGGAGCGCGCTTTGCCCATCAAGGTACTGGTGGGCGGGGCTGCCGTTACGCAGGCTTTTGCCGATGCCATCGGCGCAGATGCGTATTGCGCTGACGCCGTAGGTGCGGTAAAGGCCGCCAAGCAGTTTGTTTAG
- the hpt gene encoding hypoxanthine phosphoribosyltransferase: MSKANDIKVKELKPVFTPEQIAARIQELAAEINAEYGDEPMVAVCVLKGGFMFFSDLVRFLQNKNLELDFVRLSSYGKGSSSSKHVIFSKDVEIDICDKHVLIVEDIVDSGHSMRFLLGQFAARKARSLRLAALVDKDERREVDVKVDFAGFKLNQGFIVGYGLDYAEHYRMLPGVFEVIPE; encoded by the coding sequence ATGTCCAAGGCTAACGACATCAAGGTAAAAGAACTGAAACCGGTATTCACGCCGGAACAGATTGCAGCCCGGATCCAGGAACTGGCCGCAGAGATCAACGCCGAGTACGGTGATGAGCCGATGGTGGCAGTGTGTGTGCTCAAGGGTGGCTTCATGTTTTTTAGTGATCTGGTTCGATTTTTGCAAAACAAAAATCTGGAACTGGATTTTGTCCGTTTGTCCAGTTATGGCAAAGGGTCTTCCAGCTCCAAGCATGTGATCTTCAGCAAAGATGTGGAGATTGACATTTGCGACAAGCATGTGCTGATTGTTGAAGATATCGTGGACAGCGGGCACAGCATGCGTTTTCTGCTCGGGCAGTTTGCGGCGCGCAAGGCGCGCAGTCTGCGTCTGGCTGCACTGGTGGACAAGGATGAACGCCGGGAAGTTGACGTCAAGGTCGATTTTGCGGGCTTCAAGCTGAACCAGGGGTTCATTGTGGGCTATGGCCTGGACTACGCCGAGCATTACCGTATGTTGCCCGGCGTGTTTGAAGTGATTCCCGAATAG
- a CDS encoding tetratricopeptide repeat protein, translating to MKRNHVALLCALALTAATSFSLLGCGGCSGARHQTAEKSDTSAAESTAPSATAKAQQHDLKGVSLRPVEAELTPNALNTYAFLVFAQAMNNEDDNALAAASPLLAKAHMPVNIWLEGGVWLLSRKSPHTAMVMEQALSVWPDDISLNLLYAEALMEKGSPELGVKLMREYLKKHPESVDARMELALLLVKTKQYPEAEKLLNSVTGKQRTPLVDYYHARALIGMDRPSEAVAYLQRAIKDTPDFVEALAELAFIYEQKPDLKAARGVYEKLLKLNFSSQDVLLRLINISLRMGQPERALKYMQQGPDSTPFKLTVASMFMDSRHFLQAESLLKQVVAQGDAPHDVYLLLAELAYDQRRDLDMAFSWLDKIPASSKAAVRGVLLRIQLLAEAGRDAEALDAVRKATSANPDSSELVEVEVRLLARQKQMKQALDVAQNAIKRWPNNAEMFFLLGSLQDETGDKKAAFKTMEKLLALHPDNYQALNYVGYTLAEEDRDLDRALTLLVRANDLAPNQSYIIDSLAWAYFKAGKLDDALKEIRRAVTLDEHTDASIWEHYGDIAARAGLKDEARTAYQKAMELKPDNAEALRQRLSHL from the coding sequence ATGAAACGTAACCACGTTGCGCTGCTATGCGCCCTGGCCCTGACTGCCGCTACCTCCTTTTCATTGCTGGGATGCGGCGGCTGTTCCGGCGCCAGGCACCAGACTGCTGAAAAATCGGACACTTCCGCAGCGGAATCTACCGCGCCTTCTGCCACGGCAAAGGCCCAGCAGCACGACCTCAAGGGCGTATCGCTGCGACCGGTTGAGGCAGAGCTTACGCCCAATGCGCTCAACACATATGCCTTTCTTGTTTTTGCGCAGGCCATGAACAATGAGGACGACAACGCCCTTGCAGCCGCGTCTCCGCTGCTGGCCAAGGCGCACATGCCGGTCAACATCTGGCTTGAAGGCGGCGTGTGGCTGCTCAGCCGCAAGTCTCCCCATACCGCGATGGTCATGGAGCAGGCCCTGAGTGTCTGGCCCGATGATATTTCGCTCAATCTGCTTTACGCCGAAGCCCTCATGGAAAAAGGTTCGCCCGAGCTTGGCGTCAAGCTCATGCGCGAATACCTTAAAAAGCATCCCGAATCTGTGGATGCCCGCATGGAGCTGGCCCTGCTGCTGGTCAAAACCAAGCAGTATCCCGAAGCCGAAAAGCTGCTCAACAGCGTTACGGGCAAGCAGCGCACCCCGCTGGTGGACTATTACCACGCCCGGGCGCTCATTGGCATGGACAGGCCCAGCGAGGCCGTGGCCTACCTGCAGCGCGCCATCAAGGATACGCCCGATTTTGTGGAGGCCCTGGCGGAACTGGCCTTCATCTATGAGCAGAAGCCCGACCTCAAGGCCGCGCGCGGCGTTTATGAAAAGCTGCTCAAACTCAATTTTTCATCGCAGGATGTTCTGCTGAGGCTCATCAATATCTCGCTGCGCATGGGCCAGCCCGAACGGGCGCTCAAGTATATGCAGCAGGGGCCGGACAGTACGCCTTTCAAACTGACCGTCGCCAGCATGTTTATGGATTCACGCCACTTTTTGCAGGCGGAAAGCCTGCTCAAGCAGGTAGTGGCCCAGGGCGATGCGCCCCACGATGTGTATCTTCTGCTGGCCGAGCTGGCATACGACCAGCGCCGCGATCTGGATATGGCCTTCTCCTGGCTGGATAAAATCCCGGCCTCCAGCAAGGCTGCCGTGCGGGGCGTGCTGCTGCGCATCCAGCTGCTGGCAGAGGCTGGCCGTGATGCCGAGGCCCTTGACGCCGTGCGCAAGGCCACAAGCGCCAATCCCGACTCCTCCGAGCTTGTGGAGGTCGAGGTGCGCCTGCTTGCGCGGCAAAAGCAGATGAAGCAGGCCCTGGACGTTGCCCAGAATGCCATAAAGCGCTGGCCCAACAATGCGGAAATGTTCTTTCTGCTCGGCTCTCTTCAGGATGAAACCGGCGACAAAAAAGCCGCTTTCAAAACCATGGAGAAGCTTCTGGCTCTGCATCCTGACAATTATCAGGCGCTCAACTACGTGGGCTACACCCTGGCCGAAGAAGACCGCGACCTTGACCGCGCCCTGACACTTCTTGTGCGGGCCAACGATCTGGCCCCCAACCAGTCCTATATTATAGATTCTCTGGCCTGGGCCTATTTCAAGGCTGGAAAACTCGATGACGCCCTGAAGGAAATCCGCCGCGCCGTTACGCTGGACGAGCATACGGATGCCTCCATATGGGAGCACTACGGCGATATCGCCGCGCGGGCTGGCCTTAAGGACGAAGCCCGCACTGCCTATCAAAAGGCCATGGAACTCAAACCCGACAATGCGGAAGCATTGCGGCAGCGGCTTTCACATCTATGA
- a CDS encoding outer membrane lipoprotein LolB, translated as MKKLVIFCCLALLCACARQPVLETSPENRAVLEQRWQKFAAVSSADKSEPYRLQLSLRFGTDGDTRRVTALFWGNSQRQLRLDVMAGVGTTVAKILEDGQHFLVYSPSENKAYFYQGATKPLLQVGVPVPLNLVHLADLLNGRYTAVFGNQFDKTAFSADGKALYDLQGQPGGRLIINEQGLPVEWQEQANGKGWSMEILYSDDPKPLPRRLNLAHSNGKRAIVLIKEREKVSQPFTKEQMALTLPDDAPLLPLAKFKQQQ; from the coding sequence ATGAAAAAATTAGTTATTTTTTGTTGTCTGGCGCTGCTGTGCGCCTGCGCCCGTCAGCCTGTACTGGAAACATCGCCCGAAAACCGCGCGGTGCTTGAACAGCGCTGGCAAAAGTTTGCGGCTGTCAGCTCTGCCGACAAGTCTGAACCCTATCGCCTGCAACTGAGCCTGCGCTTTGGCACCGATGGCGATACGCGGCGCGTCACGGCCCTGTTCTGGGGCAATAGCCAGCGTCAGCTGCGACTGGACGTTATGGCGGGCGTGGGCACCACTGTTGCCAAGATACTTGAAGACGGGCAGCATTTTCTTGTGTACAGCCCCAGCGAAAACAAGGCCTACTTCTATCAGGGCGCTACCAAGCCCCTGCTTCAGGTTGGCGTGCCGGTTCCCCTCAACCTTGTGCACCTGGCCGACCTGCTCAATGGCCGTTACACGGCGGTATTTGGCAACCAGTTTGACAAAACCGCCTTTTCCGCCGACGGCAAGGCCCTGTACGACCTTCAGGGCCAGCCTGGAGGCCGCCTGATCATCAACGAGCAGGGGCTGCCCGTGGAATGGCAGGAACAGGCCAACGGCAAGGGCTGGAGCATGGAAATCCTGTATTCGGATGATCCCAAGCCGCTGCCCCGCCGTCTGAACCTTGCCCACAGCAACGGCAAACGCGCCATTGTGCTTATCAAGGAAAGAGAAAAGGTTTCCCAGCCCTTTACAAAAGAGCAAATGGCCTTAACCCTTCCTGATGACGCACCCCTGCTGCCGCTCGCCAAGTTCAAGCAGCAGCAATAG
- a CDS encoding RNA polymerase factor sigma-32: MKKDSPIAPKNPRSAQKAEETEISSPEVEILDAPPSRKRTPPAGAATRSAATKARTRSTEGKAAKQSILDVDGSAVREVPADSVSDDQDDDDAIADSAEDVDVELDASDHDLDPIVLEDDHEGLPAPSTTRLPAVGPRDSLHLYLREVSRFPLLKPDEEHELALRVRDHNDADAAFRLVSSHLRLVVRIAMDFQRRWMQNVLDLVQEGNVGLMRAVNKFDPDKGIKFSYYASFWIKAYILKFIMDNWRMVKIGTTQVQRKLFYNLNRERQKLIMQGFDPDAAMLSERLGVTEDQINEMDQRLASTDMSLNVPVGEDAGGATRMDFLPALGPGIEDSLASDEIAGLVRSKLKTILPKLNEKELYILQNRLLTDEPVTLREIGERYNVTRERVRQLEARLLEKIRQHLAVDIKDFSDTWIQS, encoded by the coding sequence ATGAAAAAAGATAGTCCGATAGCTCCCAAAAACCCGCGCAGCGCGCAAAAAGCGGAAGAAACCGAAATTTCCTCGCCTGAGGTGGAAATTCTGGATGCTCCCCCTTCGCGCAAGCGGACACCCCCTGCCGGGGCCGCCACACGTAGCGCTGCCACCAAGGCGCGCACCCGTTCGACCGAAGGCAAGGCCGCCAAGCAGAGCATTCTTGATGTGGATGGCTCCGCCGTGCGCGAGGTTCCAGCAGATTCCGTATCTGACGATCAGGACGATGACGATGCGATTGCTGATTCTGCGGAAGATGTGGACGTTGAGCTGGACGCCAGCGATCATGACCTCGACCCCATTGTTCTTGAAGACGACCATGAGGGCCTGCCTGCGCCGTCCACAACGCGCCTGCCTGCAGTTGGCCCGCGCGACAGCCTGCACCTTTACCTGCGCGAAGTAAGCCGCTTCCCCCTGCTCAAGCCGGATGAAGAACACGAGCTTGCCTTGCGTGTGCGCGACCACAACGATGCGGACGCGGCCTTTCGGCTTGTTTCATCGCATCTGCGGCTTGTGGTGCGCATTGCCATGGACTTTCAGCGCAGATGGATGCAGAACGTGCTCGACCTCGTACAGGAGGGCAATGTGGGGCTCATGCGTGCGGTCAACAAATTTGACCCCGACAAGGGCATCAAGTTTTCGTACTATGCTTCGTTCTGGATCAAGGCCTACATACTCAAGTTCATCATGGACAACTGGCGCATGGTCAAGATCGGCACCACCCAGGTGCAGCGCAAGCTGTTCTACAATCTGAACCGCGAGCGTCAAAAGCTGATCATGCAGGGCTTTGACCCCGATGCGGCCATGCTTTCCGAGCGCCTCGGCGTTACGGAAGACCAGATCAACGAGATGGATCAGCGCCTTGCCTCCACCGACATGTCGCTGAACGTGCCTGTGGGCGAGGATGCCGGAGGCGCAACGCGCATGGACTTTTTGCCCGCGCTCGGCCCCGGCATTGAAGACAGCCTTGCCAGCGATGAAATCGCCGGGCTTGTGCGCAGCAAGCTCAAGACCATACTGCCCAAGCTGAACGAAAAAGAGCTGTATATTCTGCAAAACCGCCTGCTCACGGATGAACCTGTAACCTTGCGCGAGATAGGCGAACGGTATAACGTCACGCGGGAACGAGTCCGCCAGCTTGAGGCGCGGTTGCTGGAAAAGATCCGGCAGCATCTAGCTGTGGATATCAAAGACTTTTCAGACACATGGATACAATCCTGA
- a CDS encoding zinc-ribbon and DUF3426 domain-containing protein: MEIKCPNCGSRFNLPDQLAKPGVKLRCSVCKTVFTYEPEVPLAEQGPLPEMPIKKKLPLVKLALIFVLVLACAGGGWYYYSLKNAAKQPSEQEIAKQVELLTMRNVRQYYVDNEKVGKVFVIEGRVVNEFPQPKELITIEAAIYDKDKKALAVKKQLGGVQLSLFQLQVLSEKEMESFLNNKVEILTNNTNVPRGGEVPFMVLFYAPPDGVAEFGVRIIDARDVSEQGGSGTGTPAEQPK; encoded by the coding sequence ATGGAAATAAAGTGTCCCAATTGCGGTAGCCGCTTCAATTTGCCGGATCAGCTTGCCAAGCCGGGCGTCAAGCTGCGTTGCTCGGTCTGCAAGACGGTTTTCACCTATGAGCCGGAAGTTCCCCTGGCCGAACAGGGGCCGCTGCCGGAAATGCCCATCAAAAAGAAGCTGCCACTGGTCAAACTGGCGCTGATTTTTGTGCTGGTGCTGGCCTGTGCAGGCGGCGGCTGGTATTATTATTCGCTCAAGAATGCTGCCAAGCAGCCTAGTGAGCAGGAAATTGCCAAGCAGGTCGAACTGCTGACCATGCGCAATGTGCGGCAGTATTATGTTGATAATGAAAAGGTGGGCAAGGTTTTTGTGATAGAGGGCAGGGTGGTTAACGAGTTTCCCCAGCCAAAGGAACTTATTACCATTGAAGCCGCCATCTACGACAAGGACAAGAAAGCCCTGGCTGTCAAAAAACAGCTCGGCGGCGTGCAGCTTTCACTTTTTCAGCTCCAGGTGCTGAGCGAGAAGGAAATGGAATCCTTCCTCAACAACAAGGTTGAGATTCTCACCAACAACACCAATGTGCCGCGCGGCGGCGAAGTACCGTTTATGGTGCTGTTTTACGCGCCGCCCGATGGCGTGGCCGAGTTTGGCGTGAGGATCATTGACGCCAGGGATGTGTCTGAACAGGGCGGCTCCGGTACGGGTACCCCCGCAGAGCAGCCTAAATAA
- the rpiB gene encoding ribose 5-phosphate isomerase B: MQTIHIASDHAGYALKEHLVQFLAQKGINVVDDGTHSTESCDYPVLAHKLCAAVEKEQGAGILICGTGIGISIAANRHAGIRAALCATELQARLSRQHNNANVLCLGARIIGVELAQAIVEAFLGASFEGGRHQRRIDMINLPGQAG; encoded by the coding sequence ATGCAGACTATTCACATTGCCTCAGACCACGCTGGCTATGCACTGAAAGAACACCTTGTCCAGTTTCTTGCCCAGAAGGGCATAAACGTGGTGGACGACGGCACCCACTCCACCGAAAGCTGCGACTACCCCGTGCTGGCGCACAAGCTTTGCGCCGCTGTGGAAAAAGAGCAGGGCGCAGGCATTCTCATTTGCGGTACAGGCATTGGCATTTCCATTGCCGCCAACCGCCACGCCGGCATCCGCGCGGCCCTGTGCGCCACAGAGCTTCAGGCGCGCCTTTCGCGCCAGCACAACAACGCCAATGTGCTCTGCCTCGGCGCGCGCATCATCGGCGTGGAGCTGGCTCAGGCCATTGTGGAGGCATTTCTGGGCGCTTCCTTTGAAGGCGGCAGACACCAGCGCCGCATCGACATGATCAATCTTCCCGGTCAGGCCGGGTAA
- the cysS gene encoding cysteine--tRNA ligase, which produces MLLYNTLGRKKEEFVPVHPGKANMYVCGITAYDLCHIGHARSALVFDVLVRQLRHTGLEVRFVRNFTDVDDKIINRANKEGRDWREVAQTYITAFHEDMDRLGVLRADEEPRATDFIPQIQAICSTLIDSGKAYSTPSGDVYFRVRAYEPYGKLSGRSLDDLLSGARVAPGEEKEDPLDFALWKAAKPGEPFWESPWGKGRPGWHIECSAMSQPYLPLDIHGGGQDLIFPHHENEIAQSEAACACSLARYWVHNGFVQVNAEKMSKSLGNFKTIRDILENYLPETLRFFLLGKHYRSPIDFTADSMDEAEKAQHRVYTALHEAGKALARDKWKKTPLPQEMTEEWAALPKAFDAALEDDINTAQALGQVFAQVRLVNRLLEDKALRAAEAGRDLLQEFLARAQEWDKRLGLFGQAPQDFLADLRGQRATRGKIDVARVEELMLARQEARASKDFARSDSLRQEILDLGVSVRDTPEGQVWDLE; this is translated from the coding sequence ATGCTGCTCTACAATACCCTGGGCCGTAAGAAGGAAGAGTTTGTTCCTGTTCATCCGGGCAAGGCAAACATGTATGTTTGCGGCATAACGGCCTATGATCTTTGTCATATCGGGCATGCGCGTTCCGCCCTTGTTTTTGATGTGCTCGTGCGGCAGTTGCGCCATACAGGGCTTGAGGTCCGCTTTGTGCGCAATTTTACGGACGTGGACGACAAGATTATCAACCGCGCCAACAAGGAAGGCCGGGACTGGCGCGAGGTTGCCCAGACCTACATAACAGCCTTCCACGAAGACATGGATCGGCTCGGCGTGCTGCGGGCCGATGAAGAACCCCGCGCCACCGACTTTATCCCACAGATTCAGGCCATCTGCTCCACGCTTATTGATTCGGGCAAGGCCTACTCCACGCCCTCCGGGGACGTGTATTTTCGTGTGCGGGCTTACGAACCCTACGGCAAACTCTCTGGCCGCAGCCTCGACGATCTGCTCTCCGGCGCGCGCGTAGCGCCCGGCGAAGAAAAAGAAGACCCCCTGGATTTCGCCCTGTGGAAGGCCGCCAAGCCCGGCGAACCTTTCTGGGAAAGCCCCTGGGGCAAGGGCCGCCCCGGCTGGCATATTGAGTGCTCTGCCATGAGCCAGCCCTACCTGCCGCTGGACATTCACGGCGGCGGACAGGATCTTATCTTCCCGCACCACGAGAACGAGATCGCCCAGTCCGAAGCCGCCTGCGCCTGCTCGCTGGCCCGCTACTGGGTGCATAACGGCTTTGTGCAGGTAAATGCGGAAAAGATGTCCAAATCCCTGGGCAACTTCAAGACCATCCGCGATATTCTCGAAAACTATCTGCCTGAAACCCTGCGCTTTTTCCTGCTGGGCAAGCACTACCGCAGCCCCATCGACTTTACCGCCGACAGCATGGACGAAGCGGAAAAAGCCCAGCACCGCGTGTATACAGCCCTGCACGAGGCGGGCAAGGCCCTTGCCCGCGACAAGTGGAAAAAAACGCCCCTGCCGCAGGAAATGACCGAGGAATGGGCCGCGCTGCCCAAGGCTTTTGACGCCGCCCTTGAGGATGACATCAATACGGCGCAGGCTCTCGGACAGGTTTTTGCCCAGGTGCGCCTTGTGAACCGTCTGCTGGAAGACAAGGCCCTGCGCGCTGCCGAAGCCGGACGCGACCTCCTTCAGGAATTTCTTGCCCGCGCGCAGGAATGGGACAAGCGCCTTGGCCTCTTTGGGCAGGCTCCGCAGGATTTTCTGGCTGATTTGCGCGGTCAGCGCGCCACACGCGGCAAGATTGACGTGGCCCGAGTGGAAGAACTGATGCTCGCCCGTCAGGAAGCCCGCGCCAGCAAGGATTTTGCCCGCTCGGATTCGCTACGGCAGGAAATTCTTGATCTGGGCGTCAGCGTACGCGACACCCCCGAAGGTCAGGTTTGGGATCTGGAATAA